A stretch of the Glutamicibacter sp. JL.03c genome encodes the following:
- a CDS encoding 8-oxo-dGTP diphosphatase encodes MGGENQSTAARPVALVALIAEREGSPHILLGRKLRGFGRGKIVLPGGKAEPGEPVMDAAIREFFEETGLRVTAAELTHTAQINFRFSALPDADMDCTAYIARSASGEVHISDELEPLWSRVDQLPVDQMWQDSSMWLPQLAAGQRFTATIVLATDNASVRSINFEAWD; translated from the coding sequence ATGGGTGGGGAGAACCAGTCGACGGCTGCCCGTCCGGTGGCACTGGTGGCGTTGATTGCTGAGCGAGAAGGCAGCCCGCACATTCTCCTGGGGCGAAAGCTGAGAGGATTTGGGCGAGGCAAAATCGTCTTGCCTGGCGGCAAAGCAGAACCGGGGGAGCCGGTGATGGACGCGGCCATACGAGAGTTCTTCGAGGAAACCGGACTGCGGGTTACGGCAGCAGAACTGACGCACACTGCTCAGATTAATTTCAGGTTCAGCGCCCTGCCTGACGCCGACATGGACTGCACGGCCTATATTGCGCGTTCAGCCTCGGGCGAGGTGCACATTAGCGACGAACTCGAGCCGCTGTGGTCGCGTGTGGACCAGTTGCCAGTCGATCAGATGTGGCAAGACTCCAGCATGTGGCTGCCGCAACTGGCAGCGGGTCAGCGGTTCACGGCAACTATAGTATTAGCCACCGATAATGCGTCAGTACGATCAATCAATTTTGAAGCGTGGGACTAG
- a CDS encoding helix-turn-helix domain-containing protein, whose translation MLAKRKMGVGELSEKIGITPANLAVLKNGRAKAVRFSTLEALCRELECQPGDLLMFEEDSDGESTN comes from the coding sequence ATGCTGGCCAAGCGAAAAATGGGGGTGGGCGAGCTATCAGAGAAAATCGGCATCACTCCAGCGAATCTTGCAGTGCTGAAAAACGGCCGGGCTAAAGCCGTCAGATTCAGCACCCTAGAAGCATTGTGCCGTGAATTGGAATGCCAGCCAGGGGATTTGCTGATGTTCGAGGAGGACAGCGATGGCGAAAGCACAAACTAA
- a CDS encoding CTP synthase, with protein MVQRNSTRDSRSSETTKHIFVTGGVASSLGKGLTASSLGHLLRARGLSVTMQKLDPYLNVDPGTMNPFQHGEVFVTDDGAETDLDIGHYERFLDENLPGTANVTTGQVYSTVLERERRGEYLGDTVQVIPHITDEIKRRMRLAATDPAPGKPAPDVIITEIGGTVGDIESQPFLEAARQVRQDIGRKNAFFVHVSLVPFIGPSHELKTKPTQHSVAALRSIGIQPDSLVIRSDRPIPAEMRAKLGRTCDVDTEAVINCADAPSIYDIPKVIHAQGLDAYIVQTLELKFRDVDWTSWDRLLDVVHNPSTELTVALVGKYIDLPDAYLSVTEALRAGGFANNAKVNIRWVPADDCATEAGAAKALAGAEAICVPGGFGIRGLEGKLGALRFARENKLPTLGLCLGLQSMVIEYARNVAGLEGASSTEFDPETTTPVIATMEEQLEIVDGKGDLGGTMRLGLYEAKLAAGSVLAETYGTTDVAERHRHRYEVNNSYRAQLEEAGLVFSGTSPDGSLVEFVELPKDVHPYYVSTQAHPELSSRPTRPHPMFAGLVAAALEQRS; from the coding sequence GTGGTGCAGCGTAATTCAACTCGTGATTCTCGGTCGTCTGAAACGACAAAGCATATCTTCGTCACCGGCGGTGTGGCCTCATCCCTGGGTAAGGGTTTGACGGCATCCAGCCTTGGACATCTACTTCGAGCTCGTGGTCTCTCCGTGACCATGCAGAAGCTCGACCCGTACCTGAACGTCGATCCAGGTACCATGAACCCATTCCAGCACGGCGAAGTCTTCGTGACCGATGATGGCGCCGAAACCGATCTGGATATCGGACACTACGAGCGTTTCCTGGATGAAAACCTTCCAGGTACCGCCAACGTGACCACCGGTCAGGTTTACTCAACCGTTCTTGAACGTGAACGTCGTGGCGAGTACCTGGGCGATACCGTTCAGGTGATCCCTCACATTACTGATGAAATCAAGCGCCGCATGCGTTTGGCAGCCACCGATCCTGCTCCTGGGAAGCCGGCTCCAGACGTGATTATCACCGAAATCGGTGGAACCGTCGGCGATATCGAGTCCCAGCCGTTCTTGGAAGCAGCTCGCCAGGTCCGCCAGGACATCGGCCGCAAGAACGCCTTCTTCGTCCACGTTTCCCTGGTGCCTTTCATCGGCCCAAGCCATGAATTGAAGACCAAGCCAACCCAGCACTCAGTCGCTGCGTTGCGTTCCATCGGTATCCAGCCGGACTCCCTGGTGATCCGTTCGGACCGTCCGATTCCAGCTGAAATGCGCGCCAAGCTCGGCCGCACCTGTGACGTGGACACCGAAGCCGTCATCAACTGCGCAGATGCACCAAGCATCTATGACATTCCTAAGGTCATCCACGCACAGGGCCTGGATGCTTACATCGTTCAGACTCTCGAACTGAAGTTCCGCGATGTTGATTGGACCTCGTGGGATCGACTGCTCGACGTCGTGCACAACCCCAGCACCGAACTGACGGTTGCCCTGGTTGGCAAGTACATCGACCTTCCTGACGCCTACCTGTCGGTGACCGAAGCACTGCGTGCTGGCGGTTTCGCCAACAACGCTAAGGTCAACATCCGCTGGGTTCCAGCTGACGACTGCGCAACCGAAGCTGGGGCTGCCAAGGCCCTTGCTGGTGCTGAAGCGATTTGCGTTCCCGGCGGTTTCGGTATCCGTGGCCTAGAGGGCAAACTGGGCGCTCTGCGTTTTGCTCGCGAGAACAAGCTGCCTACCTTGGGCCTGTGCCTGGGGTTGCAGTCCATGGTCATTGAATACGCACGAAACGTGGCAGGCCTCGAAGGCGCCTCATCGACTGAATTCGATCCAGAAACCACCACCCCGGTCATTGCGACCATGGAGGAGCAGCTGGAGATCGTCGACGGCAAGGGCGACTTGGGTGGCACCATGCGCCTCGGCCTCTATGAAGCCAAATTGGCCGCAGGTTCGGTCCTCGCCGAAACTTACGGCACGACCGATGTTGCAGAACGTCACCGCCACCGTTACGAAGTCAACAACTCGTACCGTGCGCAGCTTGAAGAAGCAGGCCTGGTCTTCTCCGGCACCTCGCCGGATGGCAGCCTCGTAGAATTCGTTGAGCTGCCAAAGGACGTGCACCCTTACTACGTTTCCACCCAGGCGCACCCTGAACTCTCCAGCCGCCCAACCCGACCTCACCCGATGTTCGCGGGTCTGGTTGCTGCAGCTCTGGAGCAGCGTAGCTAG
- a CDS encoding DUF2975 domain-containing protein: MGKFSIVGLKVVLALILAGTLFVQLFMIPMILIHEAPGNGTDKFFQASFLGYLFVAGLIIETCVYCVWKLATRVKRGTVFDPASLGFVTPIIIAFAIGSVATLALGVIFAASTEIAPGAVLLVGGAGLLMVGISIIVLVLRQLLEQAAMTQAQAAELRDELGGVI; this comes from the coding sequence ATGGGAAAATTCAGCATTGTCGGCCTCAAGGTAGTTTTGGCCCTGATTCTGGCTGGCACTCTTTTCGTGCAGCTATTCATGATCCCGATGATCTTGATTCACGAAGCACCTGGAAACGGTACCGATAAATTCTTTCAGGCTTCGTTCCTCGGCTACCTGTTCGTGGCTGGACTCATTATTGAAACTTGCGTCTACTGCGTCTGGAAGCTAGCAACCAGGGTTAAGCGAGGCACCGTATTCGACCCCGCATCGCTGGGTTTTGTCACTCCAATCATCATTGCCTTTGCCATCGGCTCGGTGGCAACGCTGGCATTGGGCGTCATCTTCGCGGCCAGCACCGAAATCGCGCCGGGAGCAGTTCTCCTCGTTGGCGGCGCTGGATTACTGATGGTCGGCATCAGCATTATCGTGCTCGTCTTGCGGCAGCTGCTGGAGCAAGCAGCGATGACCCAGGCGCAAGCTGCCGAACTTCGCGACGAATTGGGTGGCGTGATCTAG
- the xerD gene encoding site-specific tyrosine recombinase XerD codes for MSESFERAVKRYLQHLAIERGLAENTLASYRRDLSRYVHALQAYQLTDLQQITAATISGYLQDLSRGDETHKPLAARSVARHAVAIRQLHKYWELEGMCAPNPAREIQPPAIGQSLPKAVSIAQVSRLLDSINTDTPAGLRDKAILEFLYATGARISEVVDLDVDDLHFAEDAVVRLFGKGSKERIVPVGGYAQRAVSDYLVRSRPGLALKGKGTPALFLNQRGGRLSRQSVWLLISKAAERSGINVEVSPHTLRHSFATHLLEGGADVRVVQELLGHASVTTTQIYTKVTVDSLREAYQLAHPRVK; via the coding sequence ATGAGTGAATCTTTTGAGCGGGCGGTCAAACGCTACTTGCAGCACCTGGCTATCGAGCGTGGCCTGGCTGAGAATACCTTGGCATCGTACCGGCGCGATCTCTCCCGTTACGTCCACGCCCTGCAGGCTTACCAGCTAACAGATCTGCAGCAGATTACTGCGGCCACAATCAGCGGATATCTGCAGGATCTCTCTCGCGGGGACGAGACACACAAGCCGCTGGCAGCGCGGTCCGTGGCTCGTCATGCTGTGGCGATTCGGCAACTGCACAAGTATTGGGAGCTCGAAGGAATGTGTGCTCCGAATCCTGCACGCGAGATTCAGCCACCAGCCATTGGGCAATCCTTGCCCAAAGCCGTCTCAATTGCGCAAGTTAGCCGGCTGCTTGATTCGATCAATACCGACACACCCGCGGGACTGCGCGATAAGGCCATCCTTGAATTCCTGTACGCCACGGGAGCACGAATTTCGGAGGTCGTTGATCTCGATGTGGACGACCTTCATTTTGCCGAAGACGCAGTAGTCCGGCTCTTCGGAAAAGGTTCTAAAGAGCGCATCGTTCCCGTTGGCGGGTATGCCCAGAGGGCAGTCAGCGACTATTTGGTGCGTTCGCGCCCTGGACTGGCCTTGAAGGGCAAGGGCACACCCGCACTGTTTCTGAACCAGCGCGGTGGTCGGCTTTCCCGTCAGTCCGTTTGGCTACTAATCAGCAAGGCGGCGGAGCGTTCCGGGATCAATGTGGAAGTATCGCCACATACGCTGCGCCACTCTTTCGCCACTCACCTGCTGGAAGGTGGCGCGGACGTCCGCGTAGTTCAAGAACTCCTCGGACATGCATCGGTAACCACGACTCAGATCTATACCAAAGTGACGGTTGATTCGTTGCGTGAGGCTTATCAATTGGCCCATCCAAGGGTCAAGTAG
- a CDS encoding NUDIX domain-containing protein, with protein MPPISDEFSPRELLSRETVYEGRIWNVIHDSVKLSDTGGTIERDYISHPGAVSVLVMDDEERVLMVNQYRHPVGMRLWEIPAGLLDVDGEAPLDAAKRELWEEADRTAEHWAILTDVFLTPGSSAEAVRVYLAREPRLVPEDQQHERTEEEAEMISTWVPLEEAVAAVLAGKIHNPTAMIAILAAQAARSSNYTNLRDANEPFDVHPYLREG; from the coding sequence ATGCCTCCGATTTCTGACGAATTCTCTCCCCGCGAACTGCTGAGCCGGGAAACTGTGTATGAAGGGCGTATCTGGAACGTCATTCACGACTCGGTGAAGCTTTCGGATACCGGTGGGACTATCGAGCGTGATTACATCAGCCACCCTGGCGCAGTCAGTGTCCTGGTGATGGACGATGAAGAGCGCGTGCTCATGGTCAATCAGTACCGTCATCCAGTTGGCATGCGTTTATGGGAGATCCCAGCAGGGCTATTGGATGTCGACGGCGAGGCACCTCTGGATGCAGCAAAGCGAGAACTGTGGGAAGAAGCAGATCGAACAGCCGAGCATTGGGCTATTTTGACCGACGTCTTCCTGACCCCGGGTTCTTCAGCGGAAGCCGTGCGAGTCTATCTGGCTCGTGAACCGCGGCTCGTTCCCGAAGATCAGCAGCACGAGCGCACCGAAGAAGAAGCCGAAATGATCAGCACCTGGGTACCCCTTGAGGAAGCGGTTGCCGCGGTTCTGGCCGGAAAAATCCACAATCCAACGGCAATGATCGCCATCCTGGCGGCTCAAGCCGCGCGATCAAGCAACTACACCAATCTGCGCGACGCGAACGAGCCGTTCGACGTTCACCCTTATTTGCGCGAAGGATGA